One segment of Sylvia atricapilla isolate bSylAtr1 chromosome 8, bSylAtr1.pri, whole genome shotgun sequence DNA contains the following:
- the NPS gene encoding neuropeptide S, translated as MDLNLHLCLMHANHSLCRLNLVFILWISTTLVCSGYPVGPSMRANPFYLTCQLLGEWDSCLVLLSSCLSKVGRDEELALGNPLRDSLPHKRSFRNGVGAGIKKTSFRRAKS; from the exons ATGGATCTAAACCTCCATCTCTGCCTCATGCATGCGAATCACAG TCTGTGCAGGTTAAACTTGGTTTTCATCCTGTGGATCTCCACGACCTTGGTGTGCTCGGGTTACCCAGTTGGCCCTTCCATG AGAGCCAACCCTTTTTACTTGacctgccagctgctgggggAATGGGATTcgtgcctggtgctgctgagcagctgcctctccaaggtgggcagggatgaggagctggcTCTTGGGAATCCTCTCCGCGACTCCCTTCCCCACAAACGCTCCTTCCGCAACGGCGTCGGCGCGGGAATTAAAAAAACTTCCTTCCGAAGGGCAAAGTCCTGA